In Nicotiana tabacum cultivar K326 chromosome 19, ASM71507v2, whole genome shotgun sequence, one DNA window encodes the following:
- the LOC142173687 gene encoding uncharacterized protein LOC142173687, producing MENYTPKFKVNKVLWEMLSEGWIKVNTDGASRGNPGRSSIGYCLKNELGDVIYVCGKEVHETTNTVAESLAILEALRYCRLHHTNIIWLETNSIMVRNVIVGNWKPPWAIVMYVEEIKQILEAHHTKVTHIFRKGNRLADHLANYALDVGLIECVRFAQLDVRGKGIVNDDKLQCPHLRIRCPGGRR from the coding sequence ATGGAAAATTACACTCCTAAATTTAAGGTGAATAAGGTGCTTTGGGAGATGCTTAGTGAGGGGTGGATAAAAGTTAACACGGATGGAGCATCAAGGGGAAATCCGGGCAGAAGTTCTATAGGTTATTGCTTAAAAAATGAGCTTGGAGATGTGATATATGTATGTGGAAAGGAAGTGCATGAGACAACAAATACAGTAGCGGAGTCTTTGGCAATACTGGAGGCATTAAGGTATTGTAGACTTCACCATACTAATATCATTTGGTTAGAGACTAATTCAATAATGGTTAGGAATGTTATTGTGGGCAACTGGAAGCCACCTTGGGCGATAGTAATGTATGTGGAGGAAATAAAGCAGATCTTGGAAGCACATCATACAAAGGTGACGCACATATTTAGGAAAGGGAATAGATTAGCAGATCATCTTGCCAATTATGCACTTGATGTTGGTCTAATTGAATGTGTGAGGTTTGCACAACTGGATGTGAGAGGGAAAGGAATCGTTAACGACGACAAGCTCCAATGTCCACATTTAAGAATAAGGTGTCCAGGAGGTAGGAGGTAA